Proteins encoded together in one Tripterygium wilfordii isolate XIE 37 chromosome 14, ASM1340144v1, whole genome shotgun sequence window:
- the LOC120015546 gene encoding ER lumen protein-retaining receptor-like — protein sequence MNIFRLAGDMTHLASVLVLLLKIHTIKSCAGVSLKTQELYALVFATRYLDIFTNFISFYNTLMKLIFLGSSFSIVWYIRRHKIVRRSYDRDQDTFRHFFLILPCLFLAILINERFTFKEVMWAFSLYLEAVAILPQLVLLQRTRNIDNLTGQYVFLLGAYRALYILNWIYRYFTEEHYVHWITWIAGLVQTLLYADFFYYYFQSWKNNVKLQLPA from the exons ATGAATATATTCAGATTAGCTGGGGACATGACCCATTTGGCCAGTGTGCTGGTTCTGCTACTCAAGATCCATACGATCAAGTCTTGCGCTG GCGTCTCTTTGAAGACTCAAGAACTCTATGCTCTTGTCTTTGCCACCCGCTACTTGGATATATTcacaaattttatttctttttataatACTTTGATGAAATTGATATTCTTGGGCAGCTCTTTCTCCATTGTTTGGTACATACGTCGCCACAAGATTGTTCGTAGATCCTATGATAGAGATCAGGATACCTTTCGGCATTTTTTCCTTATCCTGCCTTGCCTGTTTTTGGCCATACTTATAAATGAGAGGTTTACTTTCAAAGAG GTAATGTGGGCATTTTCCTTGTATCTGGAAGCTGTTGCCATACTTCCTCAGCTTGTATTGTTGCAAAGGACAAGAAACATTGACAACTTGACTGGACAATATGTTTTTCTCCTTGG TGCCTATCGAGCATTGTACATATTGAACTGGATATATCGATACTTTACTGAGGAGCATTATGTCCATTGGATAA CTTGGATAGCAGGGCTTGTGCAGACATTACTATATGCTGATTTCTTCTATTATTACTTCCAGAG CTGGAAAAACAACGTGAAGCTTCAGTTACCGGCTTGA